The DNA region TCGGGTTCAAGGATGATGCCGAGGATGCCACTGGATTTTAGCTTGGTTTTGTTGAGCAGATTGGCTAATTCAATCAAATCTCTCATAACAAGATTCTTTCAGGTCGAGAAGTGGTCGGTTTCAGCCTTTTCGCAAGAAAAAAGGCAACAGAAAGTCATGCACTTGCCTTCGGTCGGCAAAGCGTTGGAAACGATGATTAAACCCTAAAAGTGTCAAGGGCTGCGTTCAGAAGTCCCTCCGACCGGCGGCAGGCGAGCGATGGATTATCAATTTGGATATAAAAGTAGCCAAACGGCGGTAAAAGTGCGAGACTTTTTGCAGAGAAACAATCGCGGGTGAGGAAAAAGCACGGCGCGACACAAAAAGCAGCGCGTCGCCCCTTTTTTGTGGTGACGACGCGCTCCAACGGCTATTTGATGTTTTTTGCTTGTGCCCCTGACAACCTGATAGTTTTTGAGGCCGTCAAGCATCGCGCAACAGCTGGCGATAAAGGCTATACAGCGAACCGACCATGAAAAAAATGGTGAGGAAAACAGCCCATGTCGGTCGCTCCAATTGCAGTTTTGCATCAAGCCAACGCCCGATGAACACGCCTGCAAGGCAAGCGCCAAGCAACTGGAAAGCCATGCCGCCATATTTGGCGACAGCTTTAATTGCGGGCTTCGGCTTTTGCTCCGGCGACTGCTGGCTCATTCGACGACGTTTTTGCATCTCCGGGTTTGGCGATGCCGTTGGCTACCGTTGCGCCGCTTTCCATCTTGCAAGAAACGTTGAAACGGGCACCGCTCTGCACCAACAGTTTGTTCGTGGTGATTTCGCCGTCCACTTCTGCCGTTTCGCGCACGTTGAGCAGTTCGGACACTTGCAGATTGCCCTTGAAGCGCCCTTCGATGACGGCATTTTGGCAGCGGACTTCGCCTTCCACTGCTCCCGTAGGGCCGATTATGACCTTTGCTTGACAGACAAGCTTGCCTTTGATGGTGCCGTCTATGCGCAAATCATTGTCGCAGCGAATACTTCCTTCCACTACCGTGCCTTTGGCGAGCGCGTTCAGCGCATTGGGTGTGGACGAAGGGGCGGATTTTACTTCCTCGGTGTTTTTGCTACTGCCAAACATAACTTTTTCGGTTTTGAATTTTTGTTTGAAAAAACGACTTTCTGCTTTTCGGATTACACTCTTAACAAAAGAGACTTCACGGGAACTGGCAAAAATGAAAAAGATTTCCGGCGCACCCAAGCGTTCGGAAATCTTTTTGCACAGTCATGGAAGGCGCATCGGCCATTTCATTCAGAATCAATGCACTGGAAAAAATGCATATCTTCTTGCCTAAGGGGCATCAGAAGTTCGGGCAGTAAACACCGCGACGCTCTGGGCCGCATATCTTGTACATCAGCGAAAACTCGAAGGCGCCGTTGCCGTTGCTTGCCGTGCTGAGGTTGGACGTGTTGATGTCGTAGCTGAAGCCGATGGTAAAGTATTCGTAGTCGAAGCGAGTGCTTAGGATGATGGCATCCAATAGTTTGCCGTCGTCGAGTCTGTTCGACATACGCGCCCACGCGCCGAGTTGGAAGGCTTGGTTGAGGCGGCGGCTGTTGCCCAAGAGGAACTTGAAAGACGTGCCCGCATTGACTTGGAAAGATGGCCCTTGAATGAAGGTGACCACACCCGGCAAAAGGCCAGTCTTTTTTGCAATCATAAATTCGCCGCCTGCGTGGAAGGTGAATTTGCTGTAAAGCGGAATGTTCTGATTCTCGAAGGATTGGTTGGCGCGGTTCAAGTGGCTGAACGCCCCGCCGAAGTAAACGTTGGCATCGTCGCCAAAGACGCTGAACCACAACGCGCCCGCAGACATGTCCACAAACATGAAGTTGGGGTCGTCAATTGGTTCGCCCGGCTTGGTTGGGTCGAACACCCCGTTGCCATTGTTTTGGCTGGGCCATTGCAGGTTGGCGCTGTTGATGCTGCGCTGGCTCACCCCGAAGTCGGCACCCAACACGAGGTAGTGGGCTTTTTTGCGGTAGCCGCCCATTTTCTTGGCGTAGGAGCCAGAGAGGCGAGCCTGAAGCGTGGCAAATTCGGAAGCGCCCGCTTTGTCGCCCCAAAGCGTGCCGCCCACACCAAAATAGTCGTAGCGACCTACGGCTACTTTTTGGTCGTAGGAAGCGGAGTAAGTGTTGTAGGCATTGCTTTTCAAAATGGAGGCCCACTGATTGCGGTAGTTGGCCACTACGCGCTGGTTGCAGTTCATCACCCCAGTGAGAGCGGGGTTGAGGTTGAGCGGGCTCATGTAGAACTGTGAGAAGTGGATGTCCTGAGCTTGCACAGCTACCACTGACAACATCACCAAGCACAGCGAAAGAATGTGTAAAGTAGTTTTTTTCATAAAAAGACAGACCAAAGAGTTTGGATGAAAAACAGCGTACAATGTTAGGCAGACTATTGGAAACCGCCCAAGCTTTTTTTGTTAAAGTGCGCGAAGGTAGGTTTTTCCTACATTTCGATGCGTACATGACCAAAGTTTAGCGGGGAGACTTCGACAATTTTAACTTTTGGCATTCATAAGGTGGAGCCAGAACGGAGGTTCTTCGGTTCGTATTTTGGGGGATGTGTTAAGGTTTTCGGGCATAAGAGGTTTTAACAATCGAAAACGCTGCCTGTGAGGGCGAAAGCATCGTTTCACAAGCGCACACTTACCTTACTCACCATTTCATTTTTCCATGGAGAGAAAGTGCCGTCAAAGATACGTCTTCGCGCTTCCCCGACGAGCCAAAGGTAGAAACCCAGGTTTTGAAGCGATGCCAGTTGCATTCCCAAAATTTCTTCATTGATAAATAGGTGTCGCAAATAAGCACGAGAATGGGTGCGGCTGGTAGGCACGGGGCTGTTTTTGTCTATCGGAGCGAAGTCTTCCTTCCATTTGGCGTTGCGGATGTTGATTATGCCGTCGGGAGTGTAAACCATACCATGCCGGGCGTTGCGGGTCGGCAGCACACAGTCGAACATGTCAATGCCTCTTGCGATGCACTCCAAGATGTTTTCCGGCGTGCCGACACCCATGAGATATCGCGGCTTGTCTTTCGGCAAAATATCGGTCACCAATTCGGTCATGGCATACATTTCCTCAGCAGGCTCACCCACCGAAAGGCCACCAATCGCATTGCCTTCACACCCGAAAGAGGCAATTGTCTCGGCAGAGATTTTTCTCAAATCAGGATATGTGCTCCCCTGCACGATGGGGAACAATGTCTGTGCATAACCGTGGAGAGGGTTGGTGTGAGCGAATCTTTCCACACAACGCTCCAACCAGCGGTGGGTCAGGTCAAGCGATTTTTTGGCGTAACGGTATCCGCATGGATAAGGCGTGCACTCATCGAAGGCCATCACGATGTCGGCTCCAATGATACGCTGAATATCCATCACGTTCTCTGGCGTGAAAGTATGTTTGGAGCCATCAATATGGCTTTGAAAGGTGACCCCTTCTTCCTTGATTTTTCTCCGGTGTGCCAAGGAGTACACTTGAAACCCGCCGCTATCGGTCAGGATGGGGCCGTCCCAGCCATTGAACCGATGTAGGCCCCCTGCCTTTTGCAGCACCTCTAAGCCGGGGCGCAGATAAAGGTGGTAAGTGTTGCCGAGGCAAATTTGGGCCTTCACATCGGTCGAAAGCTCGTGCTGATGGACAGCTTTCACCGTGCCAGCCGTCCCGACGGGCATAAAAATCGGGGTCTCTATGGTACCATGTTCCGTGACAAGCAGACCCGCACGAGCACGGGTGTTGGGGTCAGTATGCTGAAGAGAAAAAGTCATGTCGAGGCAGGAGTTATACCTTGATTCGCTAGGATTTGTTAGATGAACATGATTGATGTTCTTGATTTTTAGCAGATTGCGATTGCAGCCATGCCCAAAACCTAACGGCGCGAAGTATAAGCGAACGGGGGCGGCGGCTTCACGACGCGCTGTCCTTCAGGCGCTTATGGACGCGCCACATTCGCAGGCCAAGGCCCAACAGAAGGAAGCCAAACGCAGCGGCATAGAAGCCAAGCCACCACATGATGGAGATTTTGCCGAGCGTTGGGTTCACTATCATCACCACGCCTAATGCGATGGAGACCACCCCTGCCAGCCCCAACAGCCATTCGTTGTCAATTTCCTTGCGCAGTTTGATGGCAGTGCCGATTTCAAAAACACCTGTGACGAGCAGCCAAAGCGCCAATATCAACAGCAGGCCGGCGGCTGTAAGCTCGGGATTGACCAGCGCCACCACGCCCAGCCCCACGCCCAAGGCTCCTTCCAACAATATCGTCCACCAATCATCATCGTGTCCGCGCATACGAAGACCGAGCACCACCGCAGTGGCCCCATCCACGAGCAAAAAAACGCCCAACACAAGGATGAGCACCTCGAAGGCGAGCGTGGGATTGGTGAAGGCAACGATGGCAAATAAGATAGAGATGATGCCCCTCAAAACGATGAGCCACCAAAATTGGGAAAGACGTTGTAAAAGCATGGCATTGTTTTGTTTTGTTCTTGCGAAAAGCAGGGGAAAGGTACTCACTTCGCCCAAAGATTGTATTTCAGAATGCAATAAATCGCTCGAAAACCATCCTTGGCTCCGATTTTTTTCCCTTCCGCGTAAGAGCGCCCGTAGTAGGAAATGCCAACTTCATAGATGCGGATGCCGGGCACGCGGCTCATCTTGGCCGTCACCTCCGGCTCAAACCCAAAGCGCCGTTCTTTCAATTTCAAACCTTTCAACACATCGGCACGGAAGAGCTTGTAGCAGGTTTCCATATCGGTCAGGTTCAGGTTGGTGAACATATTGGAAATGAAAGTCAGGAACTTGTTTCCGATGCTATGCCAAAAAAACAAAATGCGATGCGGCCGGCCACCCATGAAACGCGAGCCATATACCACATCGGCATGGCCTTCCAAAATGGGTTTTAGCAAAATGTTGTACTCGGCAGGGTCGTATTCGAGGTCAGCATCCTGAATGATGATGTATTGACCCGTGGCGTGTTGAATACCAGTGTGCAGCGCGGCGCCCTTTCCCTTGTTTACTTCATGCTTCAAATATCGAATGTTTAATTGTGGATTTGTCGCCATATAGCGTTGAATGGCGCCTTCCGTGTCGTCTTTGGAACAATCATTGGTGATAATAATTTCTTTTTTAATGTCGCCTATTAGTTCCACCGCTCTCACCTTGTCCAAAATAAGGTGAATCGTGCGCTCTTCGTTGTAGGCCGGCATGACGATGGAAAGGGTCTCGTTGTTCATAAGTTCGGAATAAGTGGAAGCGATTGGGGCGGCGAAGGTACGTTGGGTTTTCAATTTTGATGGGTGATACCCCCGCCGCAGCAATGCTAAACTTTAACTAAAAATATCCGAAAATCGGAAAACTTTATCCATAAAAGTCTCGTTAGTCCCTTGAAATCAAACACTTAATCCCTGTTTGCATCGCATTGTAGTAATTAGCAAAACTGTTTTGACTTATGGCACGCCGTACCAACAAACTTCGTAGGCTGTGGCGCAAATCGCCCCGGTTGGCATTTGCCTACCTGCGTCGCAAAGTCACTCGTCAAGCCAAGCGCATTCTTCCGGTGGATGAATACAAAAACTGGCTCGGCGAGGAAATGCGTCCCTTTAATAGCCTTCGCAACTGAGCGCGTGATTCGCCCGAAGGTTGTTCGTGATTGGCTGATGCGACGCGGTCAGCCGATTGCAATCAACCGCCACGACTGCACGTCGCTGCAAAAGCCCTCCCGCAAGAGAGGGTTTTTTGTTTTTTAGGCCACGCGCTCCCCATTTTTTCTGGCAAAACGCCGTGATTTTTCTGTTCGATTCAAATATTTCTACTTTTGGCGCTTCGCGTCAAGACAAACGAATCGAACTTATGAAAGATGCCCGCATTATTCAAAACAAAGAACTTAGTGTCTGGGAGGCTTTGATTCCTCTCATCATATTGGTCGGCCTGCTGGCGTACAACGTCACGGTGTATGGCGACGATGCGTTGAGCGGCTCAAACCAGTTTATCCTGCTGATTGGCGGCGCGGTGGCCGCCATAGTGGGTTTTTTCAACAAAGTTGGGTACAAGCAAATGCTCGACGAGGTCTCCAACAATCTAAAATCAACCACCGAGGCCATTTTGATTTTGCTGTTGGTAGGAGCCTTATCAGGCACTTGGCTCGTGAGCGGGGTCATTCCCACGCTGATTTATGGAGGCATCCAGCTGCTCAACCCAGCGATTTTTTTGCCAGTCACCGTTTTGGTATGTTCGGTCATCTCGATAGCAACCGGAAGTTCTTGGACCACCTCTGCCACGGTGGGCATCGCGCTCATCGGCATCGGAAAAGCTTTGGGCTTGCCGATGGGCATGGTGGCGGGCGCAGTGTTGTCGGGCGCTTATTTTGGCGACAAGATGTCGCCACTTTCCGACACAACCAACCTCGCGCCAGCCATGGCGGGTGGCGATTTGTTCTCGCACATCCGCTACATGACCCTTACGACCGTGCCGACCTATATTATCACACTCATCGTGTTCATCGTATTGGGGCTGTCTCACAAGGCATCCGGCGTGGCCGATACTTCTGGTATCCTTTCGGCCATTGATTCCGCGTTCAATATCAGCGGCTGGTTGATGCTCGTGCCACTTGCTGTCATTGGGTTGATTATGCTCAAAACCAAGCCCGTCATCTCTTTGCTGTTTGGTGCTCTGCTCGGCGGTGTTTTCGCCATCATTTTCCAACCCGATTTAGTGGCCAAAATAGGTGGCGCAGAGGCGCTTAATTTCAAATCAGCCTATCAAGGCATGATGAATGCCCTCACGAAGAGCACTACCGTGGAGACCAGCGACCCCTCGTTGAACGATTTGTTTACCGCAGGTGGCATGAATGGGATGTTGGGCACCATTTGGCTTGTCGTCTGTGCGATGGTGTTTGGCGGTGTCATGGAAGCCATCGGTGCTTTGGCTCGCATCAGTAGCGCATTGTTGAGTTTGGCCCATTCGGTGTTTGGTTTGTTTGCCAGCACGGCAGCCAGCTGCATTGCGGTGAACGTGACCGCTTCCGACCAGTATCTGGCTATCGTGGTGCCGGGTAAAATGTTTGCCAAGGCGTACGAAAAAAGGGGGCTTGCTCCCGAGAATCTCAGCCGGACTTTGGAAGATTCTGGCACTGTCACATCTGTGCTGGTGCCTTGGAACACCTGCGGGGCGTACCAATCGAAAGTGCTGGGCGTGAGCGTGGGAGATTATTTTGTCTATGCGGTTTTCAATTATCTCAGCCCGTTCATGACGCTGCTTTTCGCAGCGTTCCAAATCAAGATAAAACAACTGGTTTCCGACGGCGACAAGTCGGCTTAGAAACTCAAGGGGCATTTTCTCCAAAACAAGACTGGCTGATTCCTGTTAATTAGCCTCGCTATCGAATGTTTTGCCCCATTGAGTCTTTTCAACTATTCACAAACATGAAATACGCCCTTTCGCTCTTTGCAGCCGCTGTTTTGGCACTCGTCTCCTGTGGCAAATCCGACCCAAAACAAGGCAACGGTGGCGGCCCTTCTGCTCGCAGCGCAAGCCTCAATGTGACCGCCGTCGAAGGCTTCGTGGTGCGGCCCACCCAACTCACCGAATCTGTCACCGCCAGCGGCACCCTCATACCTGCCGAAGAAACAGAGCTCCACCCCGAAGCAAGCGGGCGTGTGGTCAGCATCAACCTGCCAGAAGGACGCAGTGTGCGCAAGGGCGATTTGCTGCTGAAAATCTTCGACGAAGACCTCAAAACGCAACTCCAAAAATTGGAGGTTCAGCTCAAACAGGCTGAAATCACGGAGCAGCGCCTCGGCGACTTGCTCAAAGTGAAAGGAGTGAGCCAACAAGAATATGACCTCGCCGCCTTACAGGTGCAAACCCTCAAAAGCGAGATGGAACTGGTGCGCATCAACATTCGCAAAACAGAGTTAAGAGCACCTTACGACGGCATCATTGGCTTGCGCAGAATCAGCCCAGGGGCTTATGTGACACCAGCTAGCCCCATTGCGATTATCCGCGCCTCAAGCGCCTTGAAACTCGATTTTGCCATTCCCGAAAAATACAGCAACCTACTCCGCCCCAACCAGACGGTCACGTTCACGGTGGGGGGCAATCCCAAAACCTATTCGGCCACCGTGCAGGCCACCGAGCAAAGCATCACCGCCGACACGCGCAACCTGCAAGTGCGGGCGCTCGTGCGCGATGGCCGCGACCTTTTGCCGGGAGCCTTCGCAGAGGTCAATCTTACATTGGGCAACAAAATGCAAGCGTTGCTTATCCCCAATCAGGCAGTCATTCCGCAGGCACGCAACAAGCAAGTCATTGTGAGCAAGAATGGTCAAGCCAAGTTTGTGGTCGTCAAAACAGGTGTTCGGCAGGCAAGCATGGTCGAGATTACAGAAGGCATTCAGCCAGGCGACACGGTGGCTGTGACGGGGATGCTTTTCCTCCGCCCCGACGCGCCGATAGCCTTTTCAAAAATAGATTGAACTACCTCATTGTCAGTATTTTTTGAAATTTTAAATGGTGGAAATCACGCCTTTGGGCCAATTTCTACCGATACGTCGCTTACCTGACGATTTATTGGCAAACAGGAAGGGAACATCAGCTGGGAGTTGACTACTTTCGCCGAACATTTAAACTTTAAACATCCCTTCCGTATGATTAAATCTATCCTTGCCTTCGCGCTTCAAGTCGCGTGTGTGGCCGTTATATCCGGCCAATCCCTCTATTACACCGTCAAATTCCCCGACGACTACACCGTGTACGGCTGTGGCGCAGACCCCGGCATCACCTACCCGTACATCGTGCAGTACAGCTGCAACTTCAATGTCGGCGTGTCGTACCACGACCAAGTGTTCTACACCAACAACACGGGTGGTTGCTACAAAATCCTTCGCACTTGGAAACTCCTGTACTGGTGCGATTATGACCCCAACTGGCCCGCACCTTATTACATCCCAAATCCAGATAACACTGACATCGGCCCGACGGTGAACGGCAACTCGTACAACCACGGCTATTTGCAGTACACACAAATCATCAAGGTGCTGGACAACGAGAAGCCCTACTTCCCCGACTGTCCGACGGGCCCGCGCACTTTCTGCGACTTCACGACCAACGACCCGACGCAGTACAACAACGGCTACGTGGACCTCTGCGAAGGCCCTGTCAATTTGAAAATTGAAGTAACCGACGACTGCTCTGGCGCCGATATCAAACTTTCCTACCGCCTCTTCCTCGATTTGGACGGCAATGGCACCATGGAAACTTTTATC from Saprospiraceae bacterium includes:
- a CDS encoding AtpZ/AtpI family protein, producing MAFQLLGACLAGVFIGRWLDAKLQLERPTWAVFLTIFFMVGSLYSLYRQLLRDA
- a CDS encoding polymer-forming cytoskeletal protein yields the protein MFGSSKNTEEVKSAPSSTPNALNALAKGTVVEGSIRCDNDLRIDGTIKGKLVCQAKVIIGPTGAVEGEVRCQNAVIEGRFKGNLQVSELLNVRETAEVDGEITTNKLLVQSGARFNVSCKMESGATVANGIAKPGDAKTSSNEPAVAGAKAEARN
- a CDS encoding PorP/SprF family type IX secretion system membrane protein, with product MKKTTLHILSLCLVMLSVVAVQAQDIHFSQFYMSPLNLNPALTGVMNCNQRVVANYRNQWASILKSNAYNTYSASYDQKVAVGRYDYFGVGGTLWGDKAGASEFATLQARLSGSYAKKMGGYRKKAHYLVLGADFGVSQRSINSANLQWPSQNNGNGVFDPTKPGEPIDDPNFMFVDMSAGALWFSVFGDDANVYFGGAFSHLNRANQSFENQNIPLYSKFTFHAGGEFMIAKKTGLLPGVVTFIQGPSFQVNAGTSFKFLLGNSRRLNQAFQLGAWARMSNRLDDGKLLDAIILSTRFDYEYFTIGFSYDINTSNLSTASNGNGAFEFSLMYKICGPERRGVYCPNF
- the tgt gene encoding tRNA guanosine(34) transglycosylase Tgt → MTFSLQHTDPNTRARAGLLVTEHGTIETPIFMPVGTAGTVKAVHQHELSTDVKAQICLGNTYHLYLRPGLEVLQKAGGLHRFNGWDGPILTDSGGFQVYSLAHRRKIKEEGVTFQSHIDGSKHTFTPENVMDIQRIIGADIVMAFDECTPYPCGYRYAKKSLDLTHRWLERCVERFAHTNPLHGYAQTLFPIVQGSTYPDLRKISAETIASFGCEGNAIGGLSVGEPAEEMYAMTELVTDILPKDKPRYLMGVGTPENILECIARGIDMFDCVLPTRNARHGMVYTPDGIINIRNAKWKEDFAPIDKNSPVPTSRTHSRAYLRHLFINEEILGMQLASLQNLGFYLWLVGEARRRIFDGTFSPWKNEMVSKVSVRL
- a CDS encoding HdeD family acid-resistance protein is translated as MLLQRLSQFWWLIVLRGIISILFAIVAFTNPTLAFEVLILVLGVFLLVDGATAVVLGLRMRGHDDDWWTILLEGALGVGLGVVALVNPELTAAGLLLILALWLLVTGVFEIGTAIKLRKEIDNEWLLGLAGVVSIALGVVMIVNPTLGKISIMWWLGFYAAAFGFLLLGLGLRMWRVHKRLKDSAS
- a CDS encoding glycosyltransferase family 2 protein; the protein is MNNETLSIVMPAYNEERTIHLILDKVRAVELIGDIKKEIIITNDCSKDDTEGAIQRYMATNPQLNIRYLKHEVNKGKGAALHTGIQHATGQYIIIQDADLEYDPAEYNILLKPILEGHADVVYGSRFMGGRPHRILFFWHSIGNKFLTFISNMFTNLNLTDMETCYKLFRADVLKGLKLKERRFGFEPEVTAKMSRVPGIRIYEVGISYYGRSYAEGKKIGAKDGFRAIYCILKYNLWAK
- the nhaC gene encoding Na+/H+ antiporter NhaC, whose translation is MKDARIIQNKELSVWEALIPLIILVGLLAYNVTVYGDDALSGSNQFILLIGGAVAAIVGFFNKVGYKQMLDEVSNNLKSTTEAILILLLVGALSGTWLVSGVIPTLIYGGIQLLNPAIFLPVTVLVCSVISIATGSSWTTSATVGIALIGIGKALGLPMGMVAGAVLSGAYFGDKMSPLSDTTNLAPAMAGGDLFSHIRYMTLTTVPTYIITLIVFIVLGLSHKASGVADTSGILSAIDSAFNISGWLMLVPLAVIGLIMLKTKPVISLLFGALLGGVFAIIFQPDLVAKIGGAEALNFKSAYQGMMNALTKSTTVETSDPSLNDLFTAGGMNGMLGTIWLVVCAMVFGGVMEAIGALARISSALLSLAHSVFGLFASTAASCIAVNVTASDQYLAIVVPGKMFAKAYEKRGLAPENLSRTLEDSGTVTSVLVPWNTCGAYQSKVLGVSVGDYFVYAVFNYLSPFMTLLFAAFQIKIKQLVSDGDKSA
- a CDS encoding efflux RND transporter periplasmic adaptor subunit; its protein translation is MKYALSLFAAAVLALVSCGKSDPKQGNGGGPSARSASLNVTAVEGFVVRPTQLTESVTASGTLIPAEETELHPEASGRVVSINLPEGRSVRKGDLLLKIFDEDLKTQLQKLEVQLKQAEITEQRLGDLLKVKGVSQQEYDLAALQVQTLKSEMELVRINIRKTELRAPYDGIIGLRRISPGAYVTPASPIAIIRASSALKLDFAIPEKYSNLLRPNQTVTFTVGGNPKTYSATVQATEQSITADTRNLQVRALVRDGRDLLPGAFAEVNLTLGNKMQALLIPNQAVIPQARNKQVIVSKNGQAKFVVVKTGVRQASMVEITEGIQPGDTVAVTGMLFLRPDAPIAFSKID